The following proteins are encoded in a genomic region of Phycisphaera sp.:
- a CDS encoding TIGR03032 family protein, which translates to MDTSSQSPEKPELAITASRHLIEWMAGQGVSLGLSTYQAGKLFLVGVQPNGRLSVYERTFNRCMGLHASADGQTLWMASLYQLWRLENYVPKGQATPDGYDALYVPTMGYTTGDVDVHDIVVPQGKPPVFCVTAFNCLGTVSETHSFKPVWTPPFISAPLDAPVGEDRCHLNGLASDPVTGEPLYITAVSKSDVADGWRDRRDGGGVLIDVRTSEVVAEGLSMPHSPRVHPDHPGKVWLVNAGTGFLGFVDLASGTFEEVAFCPGFARGMTFIGNHAVVGLSAARENRTFEGLPLQDNLKAKDAEARCALHMVNLETGTTDHWLRLEGIVRELYDVIALPNVRRPMLLGFKTDEIRRMLRIEAP; encoded by the coding sequence ATGGACACCAGCAGCCAATCGCCCGAGAAGCCCGAACTCGCCATCACCGCCTCGAGGCACCTGATCGAGTGGATGGCCGGCCAGGGGGTCAGCCTGGGCCTGAGCACGTACCAGGCGGGCAAGCTCTTCCTGGTGGGTGTGCAGCCCAACGGCCGCCTGAGCGTGTACGAGCGCACCTTCAACCGATGCATGGGCCTGCACGCCTCGGCGGATGGGCAGACGCTGTGGATGGCCTCGCTCTACCAGCTCTGGCGGCTGGAGAACTACGTGCCCAAGGGCCAGGCCACGCCCGATGGCTACGACGCGCTGTACGTGCCCACAATGGGGTACACGACCGGCGATGTGGACGTCCATGACATCGTCGTGCCCCAGGGCAAGCCGCCGGTGTTCTGCGTGACGGCGTTCAATTGCCTGGGGACGGTCAGCGAGACCCACAGCTTCAAGCCCGTGTGGACACCGCCGTTCATCAGCGCGCCGCTCGACGCGCCTGTGGGCGAGGATCGCTGCCACCTGAACGGGTTGGCCTCAGATCCGGTCACCGGCGAGCCTCTGTATATCACGGCAGTCAGCAAGAGCGACGTGGCCGACGGCTGGCGCGATCGGCGTGATGGTGGTGGGGTGCTGATCGACGTGCGCACGAGCGAGGTCGTGGCCGAGGGGCTGAGCATGCCGCACTCGCCGCGGGTGCATCCAGATCACCCGGGCAAGGTCTGGCTGGTGAACGCGGGCACGGGCTTCCTGGGCTTCGTTGATCTGGCGAGCGGCACCTTCGAGGAGGTCGCGTTCTGCCCGGGCTTTGCACGTGGCATGACGTTCATCGGCAACCACGCCGTCGTCGGCCTCTCGGCCGCGCGAGAGAACCGCACGTTCGAGGGCCTGCCCTTGCAGGACAATCTCAAGGCCAAGGACGCCGAGGCTCGGTGCGCCCTGCACATGGTCAACCTGGAGACCGGCACCACCGACCACTGGCTGCGCCTGGAGGGCATCGTGCGCGAGCTCTACGACGTGATCGCGCTGCCCAACGTGCGGCGGCCGATGTTGCTTGGCTTCAAGACCGACGAGATCCGGCGGATGCTGCGGATCGAGGCACCCTGA
- a CDS encoding response regulator encodes MSHEVRTPLTSIVGYADLLRRRGEGVIDTAPAIDAIARNAQHLLEVVNDVLDISKIEAGMMTIDCCAVDPTDVLADVISLAEPRAKEKSLPLKVSFISPTPTSIEIDPVRIRQVLLNLIYNAIKFTDSGQIGVDVSACPKDRSLTVVVRDTGPGMTPEQIVKISKFEAFCQADNSTTRRFGGTGLGLSIAHTLVNMLDGELSVESAIGKGSSFTITLHTSHTSKVATWRSAAKARSVLMSSVQHRHATTTNSDDALVTELSECRILLAEDSPDSQRLIALHLHRAGAEVDLASDGNEVFSLALDSTNADVSPYSVVLMDVDMPGIDGYEATKRLRDHGYDRPIIILSAHALSDSRSRGYQAGADDYLTKPIDPTRLIDACSRWATVER; translated from the coding sequence ATGAGTCACGAAGTCCGAACACCACTGACATCGATCGTGGGTTACGCCGATCTGCTGCGCAGGCGGGGGGAGGGGGTTATCGACACGGCGCCTGCGATTGACGCCATCGCACGCAATGCACAACACCTGCTCGAAGTAGTCAACGACGTGCTCGACATCTCCAAGATCGAAGCTGGCATGATGACCATAGATTGCTGCGCCGTCGATCCTACCGATGTGCTTGCCGACGTTATTTCTCTGGCCGAGCCCAGAGCAAAGGAGAAGTCCCTCCCCTTGAAGGTCTCATTCATCTCGCCGACACCAACGTCTATCGAGATCGATCCAGTTCGGATCCGCCAGGTGTTGCTCAACCTGATCTACAACGCCATCAAGTTCACCGACAGTGGCCAGATTGGCGTCGATGTCTCAGCATGTCCTAAAGACCGGTCCCTTACGGTTGTCGTGCGCGACACAGGCCCGGGTATGACTCCAGAGCAGATCGTGAAGATTTCCAAGTTCGAGGCCTTCTGTCAGGCCGACAACAGCACAACACGCCGCTTCGGTGGCACCGGCCTGGGTCTGAGCATCGCCCACACACTCGTGAACATGCTCGATGGCGAACTCTCCGTCGAATCGGCAATCGGAAAAGGATCGTCCTTCACTATCACTCTCCATACTTCACACACTTCGAAGGTTGCTACCTGGCGATCAGCCGCCAAGGCGCGCTCGGTACTCATGTCTTCCGTGCAGCACCGCCATGCCACGACAACCAACTCGGACGATGCTCTGGTCACCGAACTCTCAGAGTGCCGTATACTACTAGCAGAGGATAGCCCTGACAGCCAACGCCTCATCGCACTGCACCTTCACCGCGCTGGCGCCGAAGTCGACCTCGCAAGCGACGGTAACGAGGTATTCTCGCTGGCTCTGGATTCTACTAATGCAGATGTGTCGCCGTATAGTGTTGTGCTTATGGACGTAGACATGCCTGGCATTGACGGCTATGAAGCCACTAAACGCCTGCGCGATCACGGCTATGACCGCCCGATCATCATCCTGTCTGCCCACGCCCTGAGCGACAGCCGGAGCCGGGGCTATCAGGCTGGTGCCGACGACTATCTCACCAAGCCCATCGATCCCACGCGCCTTATCGACGCATGCAGCCGCTGGGCCACGGTTGAGCGATAA
- a CDS encoding prepilin-type N-terminal cleavage/methylation domain-containing protein, with protein sequence MKTIKNRKAFTLIELLVVIAIIALLIGILLPALGKARATARQLKDSTQVRGIVQAMAIWAQNNQEDYPIPSRVDRNGDTVASSTGTGPDFSKDTTGNAMSLLIFNGFFPVELSISPAEAGAAERKDNYQSANPEEAAEPASALWDPTFKGTPFDANSGVRYPTEYTNISNNSYAQIAYFGARNRTWSNTFSSTDAILGNRGPAYEVGSGSEETLTWRLLEDEPYGDQSKTLLIHGSKTNWAGNIGYNDQHVEFHTRPDPETLTFTFPGTGDAFSRPDNLFVSENDANGTPVSESISGGTGAIPAKVRMTSTSTGTSQALDMTNAYLRPIGTVQRSGITYTVEGWID encoded by the coding sequence ATGAAGACGATCAAGAACCGCAAGGCGTTTACGCTGATCGAGTTGCTGGTGGTGATTGCGATCATCGCCCTGCTGATCGGCATCCTGCTGCCAGCCCTGGGCAAGGCTCGCGCCACCGCCCGCCAACTGAAGGATTCGACCCAGGTCCGCGGCATCGTTCAGGCGATGGCCATCTGGGCCCAGAACAACCAGGAAGATTACCCGATCCCCAGCCGCGTCGACCGGAATGGCGACACCGTCGCGTCGAGCACCGGTACGGGCCCGGACTTCAGCAAGGACACGACCGGAAACGCGATGTCGCTGCTGATCTTCAACGGCTTCTTCCCCGTTGAGCTTTCCATCAGCCCGGCCGAAGCCGGTGCAGCCGAGCGTAAGGACAACTACCAGAGCGCCAACCCCGAAGAGGCCGCTGAGCCCGCTTCGGCGCTCTGGGACCCGACCTTCAAGGGCACACCCTTCGACGCCAACAGTGGCGTGCGTTACCCGACCGAGTACACCAACATCAGCAACAACTCCTACGCGCAGATCGCCTACTTCGGCGCTCGCAACCGCACCTGGAGCAACACGTTCAGCTCGACCGATGCCATCCTGGGCAACCGCGGTCCGGCGTACGAGGTCGGTAGCGGTTCCGAAGAAACCCTGACCTGGCGTCTGCTCGAGGACGAGCCCTATGGTGATCAGTCCAAGACGCTGCTCATCCACGGCTCGAAGACCAACTGGGCCGGCAACATCGGCTACAACGACCAGCACGTCGAGTTCCACACCCGTCCGGATCCCGAGACCCTGACGTTTACGTTCCCCGGTACAGGTGACGCCTTCAGCCGCCCGGACAACCTGTTCGTTTCCGAGAACGACGCGAACGGCACTCCTGTCAGCGAGTCCATCTCGGGTGGCACCGGCGCCATCCCGGCGAAGGTCCGCATGACCTCGACCAGCACGGGCACCAGCCAGGCGCTGGACATGACCAACGCGTACCTGCGTCCGATCGGTACCGTGCAGCGCTCGGGCATCACCTACACGGTCGAAGGCTGGATCGACTGA
- the phrB gene encoding deoxyribodipyrimidine photo-lyase, with product MRALMWFRADLRTRDNTALCAACAAASKGVLAVFTVCPKQWREHDWGDPRVGFLRRNLIELRAGLEDRNIALKIIERDAFKGIENDLIDLASEHHCNALFFNEEYEVNERARDARVAAAFTKAGHSVRTFHDQTVVAPGELRTQEDKPYTVYSPFKRKWYAYYNDGNAPKAQGLAKKQPEMVSTPDAIPDALGDFDSDAGRPDLWKAGEDHARARLRSFIEGRLDAYKEDRDYPSINGTSTLSPYLAVGAISPRQCIEAALESNKGQLDKGGKGPVHWMSEVVWREFYRQILVAFPRVSRHRAFNAKYDIEWRTDDQAKGQFAAWCQGKTGYPIIDAGMRQLNQTGWMHNRVRMAVAMFLTKDLLIDWRWGERYFMQNLVDADLANNNGGWQWSAATGTDAAPYFRIFNPTSQSKKFDSDGSYIRKFVDELSGVDDDSIHAPWEHESLFDDVDYPKPIVDHADARDRALKAFKVSS from the coding sequence ATGCGCGCCCTGATGTGGTTCCGAGCCGACCTCCGCACCCGCGACAACACCGCGCTCTGTGCCGCCTGCGCGGCGGCCTCCAAGGGCGTGCTGGCCGTCTTCACCGTCTGCCCCAAGCAATGGCGCGAGCACGACTGGGGCGACCCACGCGTCGGCTTCCTCCGCCGGAATCTCATCGAACTCCGGGCGGGCCTCGAAGACCGAAACATCGCCCTGAAGATCATCGAGCGTGATGCGTTCAAGGGCATCGAGAACGACCTGATCGATCTGGCAAGCGAGCACCACTGCAACGCCCTGTTCTTCAACGAGGAATACGAGGTCAACGAGCGCGCCCGCGATGCCAGGGTCGCCGCCGCGTTTACTAAGGCCGGCCACTCGGTCCGCACCTTCCACGATCAGACCGTGGTAGCCCCCGGCGAGCTGCGCACCCAGGAAGACAAGCCCTACACCGTCTACTCGCCGTTCAAGCGGAAGTGGTACGCCTACTACAACGACGGCAACGCCCCTAAGGCCCAGGGGCTCGCCAAGAAGCAGCCCGAGATGGTCTCCACGCCCGATGCCATCCCCGACGCGCTCGGTGACTTCGACTCTGACGCCGGCCGCCCCGACCTCTGGAAGGCCGGCGAAGACCATGCCCGCGCGCGGCTCCGGAGCTTCATCGAAGGCCGCCTGGATGCCTACAAAGAGGACCGCGACTACCCATCAATCAACGGCACGAGCACGCTCAGCCCGTACCTGGCCGTGGGTGCCATCTCGCCGCGCCAGTGCATCGAGGCCGCGCTCGAATCCAACAAAGGCCAGCTCGATAAGGGCGGCAAGGGCCCCGTCCACTGGATGAGCGAGGTCGTCTGGCGCGAGTTCTACCGCCAGATCCTCGTTGCCTTCCCACGCGTCAGCCGGCACCGGGCGTTCAACGCGAAGTACGACATCGAGTGGCGCACCGATGACCAGGCCAAGGGCCAGTTCGCCGCCTGGTGCCAGGGCAAGACCGGCTACCCGATCATCGACGCCGGGATGCGGCAGCTCAACCAGACGGGCTGGATGCATAATCGCGTGCGCATGGCCGTGGCGATGTTCCTCACCAAGGACCTGCTCATCGACTGGCGCTGGGGCGAGCGGTACTTCATGCAGAACCTCGTCGACGCAGACCTGGCCAACAACAACGGCGGCTGGCAGTGGTCGGCCGCCACCGGCACCGACGCGGCCCCCTACTTCCGCATCTTCAACCCCACGAGCCAGAGCAAGAAGTTCGATTCGGACGGCTCATACATTCGCAAATTCGTCGATGAGTTGTCCGGCGTGGACGACGACAGCATCCACGCCCCGTGGGAGCACGAGTCCCTCTTCGACGACGTGGACTATCCCAAACCGATCGTCGATCACGCCGATGCGCGCGACCGTGCGCTCAAGGCGTTCAAGGTCAGCAGTTGA
- a CDS encoding cryptochrome/photolyase family protein, with protein MASGIFRLQPSDVRGSVRTLAVVLGDQLDSHSPALRRLDKDADAVLMMEVDEEAALGPSHRQRTALFFSAMRHFALDLDQKGYRVRYTPVDQRGNTQTLTGEVERAAKFLNPERIVVVHPGDWRILKEAENWEDATGIKTEILDDEHFTCSLEEFNEWADGRKELTMEYFYRERRKALGILVDGDGKPEGGQWNYDHDNRETFGKHGPNAPPPLRFNPDGITNEVIELVKNRYPDAPGSLDEFGWPVTAKQAKKALKAFIESGLRDFGPYEDAMWTGQPWLFHSQLSVPLNLKLLDPQDCIDAALDAYKNNKAPINSVEGFIRQIIGWREYVRGVYWREGPSYRDRNYLDQHGDLPEFYWSGDTDMRCLKECIQPVLDHAWMHHIPRLMVTGNFALIAGIHPRQIGDWYFGMYADSVDWVTTPNTIGMSMYADGTDDFGPVVATKPYAASANYIGKMSNFCKHCPYDAKARTGETSKGKACPFNTFYWDFLIRNEDRFKGNNRMSLIMKNVKKMPRDEKISIRVSATSLRKRLGIGEIKR; from the coding sequence ATGGCTTCAGGTATCTTCAGATTGCAACCAAGCGACGTACGGGGCTCCGTGCGCACGCTGGCTGTGGTGCTGGGCGATCAACTCGACAGCCACAGCCCCGCCCTGCGGCGCCTGGACAAAGACGCCGACGCGGTGCTCATGATGGAAGTCGACGAAGAGGCCGCGCTCGGGCCGAGCCACCGGCAGCGGACTGCCCTGTTCTTCTCGGCCATGCGACACTTCGCTCTCGATCTCGACCAGAAGGGCTACCGCGTCCGCTACACGCCAGTTGATCAACGCGGCAACACCCAAACGCTCACCGGCGAGGTCGAGCGTGCGGCCAAGTTCCTCAACCCCGAAAGAATCGTCGTGGTCCATCCGGGCGACTGGAGGATTCTCAAGGAAGCGGAGAACTGGGAAGACGCCACGGGCATCAAGACCGAGATCCTCGACGACGAGCACTTCACCTGCTCGCTCGAAGAGTTCAACGAGTGGGCAGACGGTCGGAAAGAACTCACGATGGAGTACTTCTATCGCGAGCGCCGCAAGGCCCTTGGCATCCTCGTCGACGGCGATGGCAAGCCCGAAGGCGGCCAGTGGAATTACGACCACGACAACCGCGAGACGTTCGGTAAGCACGGTCCCAATGCCCCACCGCCGCTGCGATTCAATCCGGATGGCATTACTAATGAGGTCATCGAACTCGTCAAGAACCGTTACCCCGATGCCCCGGGAAGCCTCGATGAATTCGGCTGGCCGGTGACCGCGAAGCAGGCAAAGAAGGCCCTGAAGGCATTCATCGAGAGCGGCCTGCGAGACTTCGGCCCCTACGAAGACGCGATGTGGACCGGCCAGCCCTGGCTCTTCCACAGCCAACTCAGCGTACCGCTCAATCTCAAGCTCCTCGATCCCCAGGACTGCATCGACGCCGCCCTGGACGCGTACAAGAACAACAAGGCTCCGATCAACTCGGTCGAGGGCTTCATCCGCCAGATCATCGGCTGGCGCGAATATGTCCGCGGTGTCTACTGGAGAGAAGGCCCAAGCTATCGCGACCGCAACTACCTCGACCAGCACGGCGACCTGCCCGAGTTCTACTGGTCGGGCGATACCGACATGCGCTGCCTCAAGGAGTGCATCCAGCCCGTGCTTGACCACGCGTGGATGCACCACATCCCCCGCCTCATGGTCACGGGCAACTTCGCGCTCATCGCAGGAATCCACCCACGACAGATCGGCGATTGGTACTTCGGCATGTACGCCGATAGCGTCGACTGGGTCACCACGCCCAACACCATCGGCATGTCGATGTACGCCGATGGCACCGACGACTTCGGTCCGGTGGTGGCCACCAAGCCCTACGCCGCGAGCGCCAACTACATCGGGAAGATGAGCAACTTCTGCAAGCACTGCCCATACGATGCCAAGGCCCGTACGGGCGAGACCAGCAAGGGCAAGGCCTGCCCGTTCAACACGTTCTATTGGGACTTCTTGATCCGCAACGAGGATCGCTTCAAGGGCAACAACCGCATGTCGCTGATCATGAAGAATGTCAAGAAGATGCCCCGAGATGAGAAGATCTCCATCCGCGTGAGCGCCACGTCTCTGCGGAAGAGGCTCGGCATCGGCGAAATCAAGAGATAA
- a CDS encoding type II secretion system GspH family protein, with protein MRRRAFTLIELLVVIAVIALLIGILLPALGQARLVARQVKDATQIRGVAQGMAIWAQSNNEVYPRPSEVDRSDATVMASEPEIKDNTGNILSLMIFNGIVPTDLLVSPAEVSNLIEVDRGYEDAFPSAALDPSSAVFDPGFAGVPIERTGSAGGPVRRLEGGIGFTSYAHSAPFGDREKIWAATNEPGQALIGNRGPVYGGDPGEWYLAPGLFGRKSKTLKIHGRSTEWSGNIAYNDLRVVYETQPDPATLTYVFREYDKPTQADNLFVNEDDRRGSPAQPDQRPGTGANALLRSYKNVRREGSAFIVDPFWD; from the coding sequence ATGCGACGGCGTGCATTCACTCTGATCGAGTTGCTCGTGGTCATCGCGGTCATCGCGTTGCTGATCGGCATCCTGCTGCCAGCCCTCGGGCAGGCCCGGCTGGTGGCCCGGCAGGTGAAGGACGCGACGCAGATCCGCGGCGTGGCTCAGGGCATGGCCATCTGGGCCCAGTCCAACAACGAGGTCTACCCGAGGCCCAGCGAGGTCGACCGCAGCGACGCGACGGTGATGGCCAGCGAGCCGGAGATCAAGGACAACACGGGCAACATCCTGTCGCTGATGATCTTCAACGGCATCGTGCCGACCGACCTGCTGGTGAGCCCGGCCGAGGTGAGCAATCTCATCGAAGTCGACCGCGGGTACGAGGACGCGTTCCCATCGGCCGCGCTCGACCCTTCTTCGGCGGTGTTCGACCCCGGTTTTGCCGGGGTTCCGATCGAGCGTACGGGCAGCGCGGGTGGGCCGGTGCGGCGGCTCGAGGGCGGTATCGGATTCACGTCATACGCGCATAGCGCGCCGTTCGGGGATCGTGAGAAGATCTGGGCCGCCACCAACGAGCCAGGCCAGGCCCTGATCGGCAATCGCGGCCCGGTCTACGGCGGCGACCCAGGCGAGTGGTATCTGGCGCCCGGATTGTTCGGTCGCAAGAGCAAGACGCTGAAGATCCACGGGCGGTCGACCGAGTGGTCGGGCAACATCGCGTACAACGACCTTCGCGTGGTGTACGAGACCCAGCCGGACCCGGCGACGCTGACGTATGTCTTCCGTGAGTACGACAAGCCCACGCAGGCGGACAACCTGTTCGTGAACGAAGACGACCGGCGCGGGAGTCCGGCGCAGCCCGATCAGAGGCCCGGCACTGGCGCGAACGCCTTGCTCCGGAGCTACAAGAACGTGCGGCGTGAGGGCTCGGCGTTCATCGTCGATCCATTCTGGGATTGA